One window from the genome of Daphnia pulex isolate KAP4 chromosome 9, ASM2113471v1 encodes:
- the LOC124201645 gene encoding transcription initiation factor TFIID subunit 11-like yields MSLKINDELNKECSESNATEGKPDEAANKVIDEVEDQVKEKGKVKEKVKSKGKDKVKEKVKKADGKSENRSKGAFGSLFGKKVAAAAEEAIGDLDKSIATNGEDLPGIDEIIKDPTNLEVWVDGVSQVVDGSIDQKETESTTESEEEAKGTLPETKKSKKMSLGMSLKKRKKKPDLDSNPQDDGKEDELPSKDCLESETTEEKPDEAADEVTDEVEDKVKEKVQHDELKRPKKLLTNRRTRRRKSDSHNDKEKGNDEDEENSNENSNTILSSPDGLDEHHQQSDESDSSNSGIDILNMVA; encoded by the exons ATGAGCCTGAAAATTA ATGATGAATTGAACAAGGAGTGCTCAGAGAGTAACGCCACAGAGGGAAAACCGGATGAAGCAGCAAATAAAGTCATTGATGAAGTCGAAGATcaagtcaaagaaaaaggtaaagtgaaagaaaaagtcaaaagtaaAGGTAAAGACAAAGTCAAGGAGAAAGTCAAGAAAGCAGATGGCAAATCAGAGAATCGATCAAAGGGTGCCTTTGGAAGCCTTTTTGGCAAGAAAGTCGCAGCGGCTGCAGAGGAAGCGATTGGTGATTTGGACAAGTCGATTGCAACAAACGGAGAAGACCTGCCTGGCATCgatgaaataatcaaagatcCAACAAACTTGGAAGTTTGGGTCGATGGAGTATCACAAGTCGTTGATGGATCGATCGACCAAAAGGAAACTGAATCCACGACTgagtcagaagaagaagcaaaggGTACGTTAccagaaacgaaaaagagcAAGAAAATGAGCCTAGGAATGAGcctgaaaaagagaaagaaaaagccggATTTGGATTCGAATCCACAAGACGATGGGAAAGAAGACGAATTGCCCAGCAAAGATTGTCTGGAGAGTGAAACCACAGAGGAAAAACCGGATGAAGCAGCGGATGAAGTCACTGATGAAGTAGAAGataaagtcaaagaaaaagtaCAGCACGACGAACTAAAGCGgcccaaaaaattattgacgAATCGAAGAACAAGGAGGAGAAAGTCAGACAGTCACaacgacaaagaaaaaggaaa tgatgaagatgaagaaaacagCAACGAAAACAGCAATACCATATTATCGTCACCTGATGGTCTTGATGAACATCATCAACAATCTGATGAGTCTGATTCATCCAATTCAGGTATTGACATATTAAATATGGTTGCTTAA